One part of the Gadus macrocephalus chromosome 8, ASM3116895v1 genome encodes these proteins:
- the LOC132463678 gene encoding uncharacterized protein LOC132463678 produces the protein MDREDVKEEIVSFLPGLSLETLTSLLGVLEELGVESRADLAFVEAKDLEKYLRPIQCRRLLNGIKNKDLPPVEVEDHVAVESPPLTSTPLSSSEITSNSSFSSSTMPGRPWYTDFRVRWEEMPAAIGKATADEKRPSPGDRRDMIKTVVDQMLVHEQNPTRATCHTIARMIVRDWPKSFADVGQKGDMLGDGCYSLLQQIKTRVEYKNRNQTLQTRRRRQRRPSNVAAEGAIAMARGPVDQYGCVRWCPEELPAGETEATLEEKKQQLLNIYAEGGMGGAETAEHLMEKTYITQRQFINRVPAPAIAEIKEDWPFLFSQRGLFSHFSLLTDVSIQTKYEEAMNSKGSTIIRFCQQLNRSGIKDVLAKYEPEASDKAACVLLLLMAYFKEPKNAIMLEADVSCLKKKKAGCDCIRQLLKLLSLLIAPNFFTIALYVCSLFFSGDMMKPTAWMLSIEQKVVVGPHHSFSNGIAAMFASYYCFNLQYPEEGSSTLEFIQRCFLSINPERGSKAKKKRGLMNPHVSTLLRKILDFEWISM, from the exons ATGGATCGGGAAGACGTGAAGGAAGAAATTGTTTCATTTTTACCGGGCCTCTCTCTTGAAACCCTGACTTCCCTGCTGGGAGTGTTGGAAGAGCTTGGCGTGGAGAGCAGGGCAGACCTTGCCTTTGTAGAAGCGAAGGATCTGGAGAAGTACCTCAGACCAATCCAGTGTCGCAGACTGCTGAACGGCATTAAGAATAAAG ATCTTCCACCAGTTGAAGTAGAAGATCATGTTGCTGTCGAATCTCCACCCCTCACAAGTACTCCCTTGTCAAGTTCCGAAATAACTTCAAACTCTTCCTTTTCATCATCCACCATGCCTGGCAGGCCATGGTATACTGACTTCCGGGTCCGATGGGAAGAGATGCCAGCAGCTATTGGCAAAGCGACGGCAGATGAAAAAAGGCCATCACCAGGGGACAGAAGAGACATGATAAAGACAGTGGTGGACCAAATGTTAGTGCATGAGCAAAACCCAACAAGAGCAACATGCCACACGATCGCCCGGATGATTGTGAGAGACTGGCCAAAAAGCTTTGCCGATGTCGGACAAAAGGGAGATATGCTGGGAGACGGCTGCTACTCCCTTTtgcaacaaataaaaacaagagtTGAATACAAAAATAGGAACCAAACTCTTCAAACTCGGCGACGCAGGCAGCGCAGGCCCTCCAATGTGGCGGCAGAGGGGGCAATCGCAATGGCCAGAGGCCCAGTAGACCAGTACGGTTGTGTACGGTGGTGTCCGGAAGAACTTCCTGCTGGAGAGACGGAGGCAAccttggaagaaaaaaaacaacaactactgAACATCTAcgcagagggagggatgggaggggcaGAAACGGCTGAACATCTGATGGAGAAGACCTACATCACCCAGCGCCAGTTCATAAACAGGGTGCCTGCACCAGCCATTGCTGAGATAAAGGAGGATTGGCCATTCCTATTCTCGCAGAGAGGCCTTTTCTCCCACTTCAGTCTGCTGACGGATGTCTCCATACAAACAAAGTATGAAGAGGCTATGAACAGCAAGGGCAGTACCATCATTCGCTTTTGCCAGCAGCTCAACCGTTCAGGGATCAAGGACGTCCTCGCTAAATACGAGCCAGAGGCGTCAGACAAGGCTGCATGTGTCCTTCTGCTACTGATGGCATATTTCAAAGAACCGAAGAATGCCATCATGCTTGAGGCTGATGTAAgttgtttaaaaaagaaaaaagcaggTTGTGATTGTATTAGACA GTTACTGAAACTTCTTTCCTTGCTCATTGCACCCAACTTCTTTACAATAGCGCTTtatgtgtgttcattgttcttTTCAGGTGACATGATGAAGCCAACCGCATGGATGCTCAGCATTGAACAGAAGGTTGTGGTGGGACCACACCACTCCTTCAGCAACGGAATAGCTGCAATGTTTGCAAGCTATTATTGCTTCAACCTGCAGTATCCTGAGGAGGGCTCCTCCACTTTGGAGTTTATCCAAAG